In Populus trichocarpa isolate Nisqually-1 chromosome 16, P.trichocarpa_v4.1, whole genome shotgun sequence, a genomic segment contains:
- the LOC7486528 gene encoding pentatricopeptide repeat-containing protein At4g18975, chloroplastic isoform X4, whose product MLAYLIYFGENSLGLVLTQFYFIGNFHSQSYTMFPSLFSKIGHLRRIGVGRVQTLPNFSFKATIEARMLISNTHSAAVAASPLLQSVHGDGNSRQNPRRNQIGDNVSKKDKIKFLITTLLDLNDSKDSVYGALDAWVAWEQKFPIASIKQVLIALEKEQQWHRIVQVIKWMLSKGQGTTMGTYAQFIRALDMDHRAKEAHEFWLKKIGRDLHSVPWQLCNRMISIYYRNNMLENLIKLFKGLEAFDRQPPEKSIVQKVADSYEMLGLLEEKERVLEKYNHIFVEAGKGQNKKLRNASSKKNKKSGKPKNESASDTLADAVDDKKLSQSLSEHCR is encoded by the exons ATGCTggcttatttgatatattttggagaaaatagTTTAGGGCTCGTcttaactcaattttattttattggcaATTTTCATTCTCAATCTTACACAATGTTTCCTTCGCTCTTCAGTAAG ATTGGGCATTTAAGGAGAATAGGAGTGGGTAGGGTGCAAACCTTGCCGAATTTTAGCTTCAAAGCGACAATTGAAGCTCGAATGCTAATATCTAACACACACTCTGCTGCTGTAGCAGCTTCGCCTTTGTTACAG TCGGTTCATGGTGATGGAAATTCAAGGCAGAATCCGAGGAGAAACCAAATTGGTGACAATGTCTCCAAGAAGGATAAGATCAAATTTCTCATTACCACA CTTTTAGATCTAAATGACAGCAAGGATTCTGTTTATGGTGCTCTTGATGCCTGGGTTGCATGGGAGCAAAAATTTCCTATTGCGTCAATTAAGCAGGTATTGATTGCTCTTGAGAAGGAACAGCAGTGGCATAGAATTGTTCAG GTTATTAAATGGATGCTTAGCAAGGGGCAGGGAACTACAATGGGAACTTATGCGCAGTTTATACGAGCATTAGATATGGACCACAGAGCAAAAGAAGCACATGAGTTTTGGTTGAAGAAAATTGGCAGAGATCTTCATTCGGTGCCATGGCAGCTATGTAATCGCATGATATCTATATACTACAGAAACAACATGCTAGAGAATCTCATAAAG CTTTTCAAAGGGCTGGAAGCTTTTGATCGTCAACCTCCAGAAAAATCCATAGTGCAAAAAGTGGCAGATTCATATGAGATGCTAGGCTtacttgaagaaaaggaaagggtaTTAGAGAAGTACAATCATATCTTCGTTGAGGCAGGGAAAGGGCAGAACAAGAAGCTTAGGAATGCTTcatccaagaaaaataagaaatcag GGAAGCCAAAAAATGAATCTGCTTCAGATACGCTTGCTGATGCTGTGGATGACAAAAAGTTAAGTCAAAGTTTATCAGAACATTGCAGATAA
- the LOC7486527 gene encoding putative receptor protein kinase ZmPK1 — MIIVLTKQHTSFRPILGLMGSSQTSIPPKKNCFLTVLFLFLSTSSAQNVLRRGSSLSVEDDSDILISPDKTFSCGFYGMGQNAYWFSIWFTNSKDRTVVWMANRDRPANGRGSRVSLRRDGAMVLTDVDGSIIWETNTTSTDVGRAELLDTGNLVLKDPGGKILWQSFDFPTDTLLPNQLFTKRTKLVARLHSGSYASGYFSFFFDNDNVLRLIYDGPDISSIYWPNPDPEFDVFRNGRTNYNSSRTAVFDEMGHFISSDQLQFSAPDTGLLRIKRRLTMDHDGNLRLYSLNNETGLWAISWQALSQLCNVHGICGINSICVNTPDPKCSCPPGYEITEPGNWNKGCKPMFNSTLSQSQQVKFVLLPHVDFWGFDLNFSASATFDSCMKLCLGDYRCKSFSYRLYGERRCFTKGVLFNGYQSPSFPGNIYLRLPVSFETSQLGILNGSDLICQSAESETTIGSPSMYNFDTKRTRWVYFYSFASAIGLIEILFVVSGWWFLFRKRGSPNLAEDGYHLVLSPFRRFTYTELKKATNNFKEELGRGGSGAVYKGILTDERVVAVKRLENMYQGEDVFWAEVSTIGKINHMNLMRMWGFCSEGKHRLLVYEYMEYQSLDKHLFSPTFLEWKDRFKAALGIAKGLAYLHHECLEWVMHCDVKPGNILLDSEFEPKIADFGLAKLSQRGDNSSDFSQIRGTKGYLAPEWATNLPINAKVDVYSYGVVVLEIVKGIPLSNWVIEGREEHDESDLTRFVRVVKRKIQCGETSWIEEIVDPRLNGQFSRNQATTIVELGMSCVEEDRNKRPTMDSVVQALLECLDES; from the coding sequence ATGATAATTGTTCTTACCAAACAACATACAAGTTTCAGGCCAATCCTGGGCCTCATGGGGAGTTCTCAAACTTCAAtccctccaaaaaaaaattgtttcctcactgttttgttcttgtttctttcaaCTTCAAGTGCCCAGAACGTTTTGCGAAGAGGTTCATCTCTATCAGTAGAAGATGATTCAGACATCCTTATCTCACCAGATAAAACATTCTCTTGTGGATTCTATGGGATGGGACAAAATGCTTATTGGTTCTCTATTTGGTTCACCAATTCCAAGGACAGGACTGTGGTTTGGATGGCCAACAGAGACAGACCTGCCAATGGCCGAGGTTCAAGAGTTTCTCTACGACGAGACGGTGCAATGGTCTTGACAGATGTTGATGGCTCCATCATATGGGAGACTAACACCACCTCCACTGATGTTGGAAGAGCAGAGCTTCTGGACACTGGTAACCTTGTTCTTAAAGACCCTGGTGGTAAGATTCTATGGCAAAGCTTTGATTTTCCTACTGATACACTTCTTCCAAACCAGTTATTTACAAAGAGGACAAAGCTGGTTGCTAGATTGCATAGCGGGTCTTATGCCTCTGgatattttagtttcttttttgataatgataatgtGCTGAGGTTGATATATGATGGTCCTGATATTTCAAGCATATACTGGCCTAATCCTGATCCTGAATTTGATGTGTTCCGAAATGGTAGAACAAATTATAATAGCAGCAGAACTGCAGTTTTCGATGAAATGGGCCATTTTATATCTAGTGATCAGCTCCAGTTCAGCGCTCCTGACACGGGTTTATTAAGGATCAAAAGGAGGCTAACAATGGACCATGATGGGAATCTCAGGCTTTATAGCCTGAACAATGAAACTGGATTGTGGGCGATATCATGGCAAGCTCTTTCTCAGCTTTGTAATGTTCATGGAATTTGTGGGATAAACTCGATTTGTGTAAATACACCAGACCCCAAGTGTTCATGCCCACCTGGCTATGAGATCACTGAGCCTGGTAATTGGAATAAAGGCTGCAAGCCTATGTTCAACAGCACTCTTTCACAGTCTCAGCAAGTGAAGTTTGTGCTGTTGCCCCATGTAGATTTCTGGGGATTTGATCTTAATTTCAGTGCATCCGCTACATTCGACTCCTGCATGAAGCTCTGCTTGGGGGATTATCGGTGTAAATCATTTAGCTATAGGCTATATGGGGAACGACGTTGCTTCACAAAAGGCGTGCTTTTCAATGGTTACCAGTCCCCAAGTTTTCCAGGCAATATATATCTGAGATTGCCAGTTAGTTTTGAGACATCTCAACTAGGTATTCTTAATGGCAGTGACCTCATTTGCCAGTCTGCTGAATCAGAAACAACGATCGGTTCTCCTTCTATGTATAACTTCGACACTAAGAGGACGAGATGGGTTTATTTCTACTCATTTGCTTCTGCCATTGGACTTATTGAAATTCTCTTCGTAGTTTCAGGTTGGTGGTTTCTTTTCAGAAAGCGTGGTTCGCCAAATTTGGCGGAAGACGGATATCATCTGGTATTAAGTCCATTTAGGAGGTTTACTTACACTGAGCTCAAGAAGGCGACGAATAACTTCAAGGAAGAGCTGGGAAGGGGAGGTTCTGGAGCCGTGTATAAGGGCATTTTGACAGATGAAAGGGTTGTAGCTGTGAAGAGACTGGAAAACATGTACCAAGGGGAAGATGTATTTTGGGCAGAAGTGAGCACAATTGGAAAAATCAATCACATGAACCTGATGAGAATGTGGGGATTCTGTTCAGAGGGCAAACACAGACTCCTAGTCTATGAGTACATGGAATATCAATCACTGGACAAGCATCTATTCTCCCCAACGTTTCTTGAATGGAAAGACAGGTTTAAAGCGGCCTTAGGTATAGCTAAGGGTTTGGCTTATCTTCATCACGAGTGTTTAGAATGGGTCATGCATTGTGATGTGAAGCCAGGAAATATTCTTTTGGACAGTGAATTTGAACCTAAGATTGCAGATTTTGGGCTTGCCAAGTTGTCTCAGAGGGGTGATAATAGCTCCGACTTCTCTCAGATTCGAGGAACCAAGGGTTACTTGGCTCCAGAGTGGGCTACAAATCTTCCTATCAATGCAAAAGTTGATGTTTATAGTTACGGAGTTGTGGTTCTAGAGATTGTGAAAGGAATCCCACTCTCAAATTGGGTCATAGAGGGCAGGGAAGAGCATGATGAATCAGATCTAACAAGGTTTGTCAGAGTGGTGAAAAGGAAAATTCAGTGCGGAGAGACCTCTTGGATAGAAGAAATAGTGGATCCAAGATTGAATGGTCAGTTTAGCAGGAACCAAGCAACAACGATTGTTGAACTTGGCATGTCTTGTGTAGAGGAAGATAGAAACAAGAGACCAACAATGGATTCAGTAGTCCAAGCTCTATTAGAATGTCTAGATGAATCTTAA
- the LOC7486528 gene encoding pentatricopeptide repeat-containing protein At4g21190 isoform X6 has translation MIGHLRRIGVGRVQTLPNFSFKATIEARMLISNTHSAAVAASPLLQSVHGDGNSRQNPRRNQIGDNVSKKDKIKFLITTLLDLNDSKDSVYGALDAWVAWEQKFPIASIKQVLIALEKEQQWHRIVQVIKWMLSKGQGTTMGTYAQFIRALDMDHRAKEAHEFWLKKIGRDLHSVPWQLCNRMISIYYRNNMLENLIKLFKGLEAFDRQPPEKSIVQKVADSYEMLGLLEEKERVLEKYNHIFVEAGKGQNKKLRNASSKKNKKSGKPKNESASDTLADAVDDKKLSQSLSEHCR, from the exons ATG ATTGGGCATTTAAGGAGAATAGGAGTGGGTAGGGTGCAAACCTTGCCGAATTTTAGCTTCAAAGCGACAATTGAAGCTCGAATGCTAATATCTAACACACACTCTGCTGCTGTAGCAGCTTCGCCTTTGTTACAG TCGGTTCATGGTGATGGAAATTCAAGGCAGAATCCGAGGAGAAACCAAATTGGTGACAATGTCTCCAAGAAGGATAAGATCAAATTTCTCATTACCACA CTTTTAGATCTAAATGACAGCAAGGATTCTGTTTATGGTGCTCTTGATGCCTGGGTTGCATGGGAGCAAAAATTTCCTATTGCGTCAATTAAGCAGGTATTGATTGCTCTTGAGAAGGAACAGCAGTGGCATAGAATTGTTCAG GTTATTAAATGGATGCTTAGCAAGGGGCAGGGAACTACAATGGGAACTTATGCGCAGTTTATACGAGCATTAGATATGGACCACAGAGCAAAAGAAGCACATGAGTTTTGGTTGAAGAAAATTGGCAGAGATCTTCATTCGGTGCCATGGCAGCTATGTAATCGCATGATATCTATATACTACAGAAACAACATGCTAGAGAATCTCATAAAG CTTTTCAAAGGGCTGGAAGCTTTTGATCGTCAACCTCCAGAAAAATCCATAGTGCAAAAAGTGGCAGATTCATATGAGATGCTAGGCTtacttgaagaaaaggaaagggtaTTAGAGAAGTACAATCATATCTTCGTTGAGGCAGGGAAAGGGCAGAACAAGAAGCTTAGGAATGCTTcatccaagaaaaataagaaatcag GGAAGCCAAAAAATGAATCTGCTTCAGATACGCTTGCTGATGCTGTGGATGACAAAAAGTTAAGTCAAAGTTTATCAGAACATTGCAGATAA
- the LOC7486528 gene encoding pentatricopeptide repeat-containing protein At4g18975, chloroplastic isoform X5, which produces MLAYLIYFGENSLGLVLTQFYFIGNFHSQSYTMFPSLFSKIGHLRRIGVGRVQTLPNFSFKATIEARMLISNTHSAAVAASPLLQSVHGDGNSRQNPRRNQIGDNVSKKDKIKFLITTLLDLNDSKDSVYGALDAWVAWEQKFPIASIKQVLIALEKEQQWHRIVQVIKWMLSKGQGTTMGTYAQFIRALDMDHRAKEAHEFWLKKIGRDLHSVPWQLCNRMISIYYRNNMLENLIKLFKGLEAFDRQPPEKSIVQKVADSYEMLGLLEEKERVLEKYNHIFVEAGKGQNKKLRNASSKKNKKSGKPKNESASDTLADAVDDKKLSQSLSEHCR; this is translated from the exons ATGCTggcttatttgatatattttggagaaaatagTTTAGGGCTCGTcttaactcaattttattttattggcaATTTTCATTCTCAATCTTACACAATGTTTCCTTCGCTCTTCAGTAAG ATTGGGCATTTAAGGAGAATAGGAGTGGGTAGGGTGCAAACCTTGCCGAATTTTAGCTTCAAAGCGACAATTGAAGCTCGAATGCTAATATCTAACACACACTCTGCTGCTGTAGCAGCTTCGCCTTTGTTACAG TCGGTTCATGGTGATGGAAATTCAAGGCAGAATCCGAGGAGAAACCAAATTGGTGACAATGTCTCCAAGAAGGATAAGATCAAATTTCTCATTACCACA CTTTTAGATCTAAATGACAGCAAGGATTCTGTTTATGGTGCTCTTGATGCCTGGGTTGCATGGGAGCAAAAATTTCCTATTGCGTCAATTAAGCAGGTATTGATTGCTCTTGAGAAGGAACAGCAGTGGCATAGAATTGTTCAG GTTATTAAATGGATGCTTAGCAAGGGGCAGGGAACTACAATGGGAACTTATGCGCAGTTTATACGAGCATTAGATATGGACCACAGAGCAAAAGAAGCACATGAGTTTTGGTTGAAGAAAATTGGCAGAGATCTTCATTCGGTGCCATGGCAGCTATGTAATCGCATGATATCTATATACTACAGAAACAACATGCTAGAGAATCTCATAAAG CTTTTCAAAGGGCTGGAAGCTTTTGATCGTCAACCTCCAGAAAAATCCATAGTGCAAAAAGTGGCAGATTCATATGAGATGCTAGGCTtacttgaagaaaaggaaagggtaTTAGAGAAGTACAATCATATCTTCGTTGAGGCAGGGAAAGGGCAGAACAAGAAGCTTAGGAATGCTTcatccaagaaaaataagaaatcag